The sequence TCCGACCCCCGCACGATTTCCCGGCCGTGGACCGTCGCGGCCTGCAACAGCACCCCGTAGTCGTTGTTGACCGCACGGTCCGCGGCCACGCTCACCGACGCCCGCAGTTCCTGTCCGGGCCGGACATCCACCCGGTACCAGCGGTGCTCGGCGAACTTCTCCCGGTCGCTGTAGAGACCGGGCGTGAGCTTGGGCGCACCGTCACACTGCTGTGCTCCCTTGGTCGCCACCGGGGTGACGACCGGATGGGCGGCTCTGTCCACCAACTGATGGACGCGGTCGCGCAGTTCACCGGTGTGCTTCACCGAGGTGTACGTGCCGCCGGTGGCTTCCGCGATGCAGCTGAGCTGGTTACGCGTTTTGGCGTCCGGCAGCAGGCCGAGTGTGTCGACGGTGAGATGGATGCCCCGCGCCGCGATATCGCGCGCCACCACGCAGGGGTCGAGCGGGGCGCAGGTGTCCTCGCCGTCCGTGATCAGCACGATCCGGCGGGCCTGGTTGCCGCCCTTGAGGTCATCGGCGGCACCCAGCAGGGCCGGGCCGATCGGCGTCCAGCCGGTCGGGGCGAGCGTCGCCACCGCCGTCTTGGCGTCGGTCCGGTCGAGCGGGCCGACCGGGTAGAGCAGCTTGGTGTCCTTGCAGCCGAGCTTGCGGTCGTCACCGCGGTAGTTGGCGCCGAGCGTACGGATGCCGAGCTGTACGTCGTGTGGTACGGCATCCAGCACCTCGTTGAACGCCTGCTTCGCCGCGGACATCCGCGACTGTCCGTCGATGTCGCGGGCTCGCATCGAGCCGCTGACGTCGAGCACCAACTCGACCTTGGGGGTGGGCTTTGCGTCGGGTTCGTCCGCGACGGCTTGTGCCGGCAGGAGCCCGACGGCCAGGGCGGCGAGCAGCCCGCACACCCCGGCCGCCAGCCGTTTTCTTATGATCATCGCCGGATCGTAGTGAGGATTCGCCCGGACACCAAAACTGCCTGTTTGTGAAAGTTTTTGCGGCCGCGGTGGCGCGATGGGACCACCCCGAGGGGCGGCGCTCACTCCAGCTGATGGGCGGCTCGGGCCGCGTCCACAAAGTCTTCCAGCGCTTTCCAGAAAGGGCTGAAAGCGTCATCGAACGCAACAGGGCTGTCGCGATCACCGTCGAGAGCGGCCTTGAGGGCTGCGTGGAAAGGCCCGGTCGCCTTTTGCACGGCCAGCGCCGCGGCGGCCGCCCCGGGTGGGCCCTCCAGCTCGACCACGCGGGCGCAGCGGCGGATCTTCGCGTACTCGGAGATCTGGCGGTCGTACAGCACGCCGAGGGCGGCGGTGCGTTCCTCGGAGTGGGGGAGGCGGAGCGTGGTCGATATCTCCCAGAACAACTCGCCCATGAGGTGGGTGCGTTCGATCAGATCCAGATAGGCCGCACGCCGGCTCTCCCGCAGCCGCTCGGCACGCTGTGAACGTGCGGCGGTCTCCGCCTGGATCCGGGCAGCCTGGGTACTGCCACGGCTGGTGACCCAACTGGCGAGTACCGCGGTACCCCCGGTCAGCGCCGCGATCGCCACCGTCCATATCGTGCTGTCCCCCACACGGCGTCACAATACCCAGGCTCCCCGGAAGAGGGACCGTCAGGGCGCCCGCCCGCCGCCCCTGCTCATGGCGGCCCACAGCCCGCGTCACATCACGTCGGCAAGATCTTGCTGCAATCGCCGCTTCGGGCGCGCACCCACCAGCGACTTCACCGGCTCGCCCTTGCGAAAGACCATCAGCGTCGGCATCGACAGCACGCCGTAGGCACGCTGGGTCAGAGGATTGCTGTCCACGTCAATCTGAACGATCTTGAGTCGACCCGCCTCCTCCCTGGCCATCTCCGCCAGCACCGGCTTGATCATCCGGCACGGCGGGCACCAGCCGGCGGTGAAGTCGACCAGCACGGGCAGTTCGGACCGCAGGACCTCCTCGTCGAATGTCGCGTCCGTAACGATCGGCACATCGGTGCTGTATGTCTGCGGCATCAGCTCTCCTGCTGGGTGGGTACGGACGCGGCCGGTCCGCCGAGGGAGGACAGCTCGCAGAGCGGCGCCGGTATCGCAGTGGTTCCTGACTCCGCCTCCGCCCGCCCCAACTGCCGCTGCAGCGAATCCCGTACGTGCTGAAGGTCTGCGATGCAGCGGTCCAGCTCCGCGAGCTTCCTGCGATACGCATCGAGGGATGCGGGGCAGGCGTCTCCCGTCGGATGTCCCGCCTGGAGACACTCCACGAACGGCCGGGTGTCCTCCAGCTCGAACCCCAGGCCCTGCAGCACCTGGATCTGCCGCAGCACCCGCAGATCGTCCTCGCCGTAGTCGCGATAGCCGTTGCCGTCACGCCCAGCGGTGAGCAGTCCCCGCGA is a genomic window of Streptomyces gilvosporeus containing:
- a CDS encoding VWA domain-containing protein — protein: MIIRKRLAAGVCGLLAALAVGLLPAQAVADEPDAKPTPKVELVLDVSGSMRARDIDGQSRMSAAKQAFNEVLDAVPHDVQLGIRTLGANYRGDDRKLGCKDTKLLYPVGPLDRTDAKTAVATLAPTGWTPIGPALLGAADDLKGGNQARRIVLITDGEDTCAPLDPCVVARDIAARGIHLTVDTLGLLPDAKTRNQLSCIAEATGGTYTSVKHTGELRDRVHQLVDRAAHPVVTPVATKGAQQCDGAPKLTPGLYSDREKFAEHRWYRVDVRPGQELRASVSVAADRAVNNDYGVLLQAATVHGREIVRGSEAGSGRTDVISSGLRYPKPPADAPDGADEPAAETVCLQVSNSFSAPASVKTEPGLPVELAVDLVDAPHDAADAASFGLGRGWWLLGALVLTGLVAGLLWGWISRWRISVWRTN
- the trxA gene encoding thioredoxin; its protein translation is MPQTYSTDVPIVTDATFDEEVLRSELPVLVDFTAGWCPPCRMIKPVLAEMAREEAGRLKIVQIDVDSNPLTQRAYGVLSMPTLMVFRKGEPVKSLVGARPKRRLQQDLADVM
- a CDS encoding MerR family transcriptional regulator, which codes for MRIGDLAQRTGTTTRALRYYESRGLLTAGRDGNGYRDYGEDDLRVLRQIQVLQGLGFELEDTRPFVECLQAGHPTGDACPASLDAYRRKLAELDRCIADLQHVRDSLQRQLGRAEAESGTTAIPAPLCELSSLGGPAASVPTQQES